One region of Exiguobacterium acetylicum genomic DNA includes:
- a CDS encoding PepSY domain-containing protein: MKKRYWIIGLAAAVVAAFAVKKAVDNKQLSAEEALEITKRTFSAKGRVQGAWISATPEAYAYESRDYQSYKGGISVLEGDDEKTYQFTVDAETGALLEYA, from the coding sequence ATGAAAAAACGCTATTGGATTATCGGATTGGCAGCAGCTGTCGTCGCCGCTTTCGCAGTGAAGAAAGCCGTTGATAACAAACAACTTTCTGCCGAGGAAGCGCTCGAAATCACGAAACGCACATTTTCAGCAAAAGGACGTGTCCAAGGTGCATGGATCTCTGCAACACCAGAGGCTTACGCATATGAGTCACGTGACTACCAAAGCTACAAAGGTGGCATCTCGGTCCTTGAAGGTGATGACGAAAAAACGTATCAATTCACAGTTGATGCCGAAACTGGCGCTTTACTCGAATACGCTTAA
- a CDS encoding PTS transporter subunit IIC, which yields MFKQKGISLSPKVYFITVLSYMALGLFSSLIMGLIIRTIGEGLVDRGVEAKFLIQLGEQAIALTGPAIGVAVAFALEAPPLILFAAVAVGAFGYEAGGPAGSYIATLLATEVGKLVSKTTRLDILLTPFVTLLAGFVAGRYAGKWIGKGMTDLGELIRWGTEREPLFMGIFVATVMGLALTAPISSAALGIMLGLDGLAAGAATIGCAAQMIGFGVISYRDNGIGGVVAQGIGTSMLQVGNIIRNPWILLPPTVAGAILAPFATVLLMLESNPEGSGMGTSGFVGPLMLLKTMGFEMEYYLAVAVLCFLAPGIISYFIYRLLRRLGRIQDGDLKIEY from the coding sequence ATGTTCAAACAAAAAGGGATTTCACTTAGCCCTAAAGTATATTTCATCACCGTATTAAGTTATATGGCACTTGGTTTATTTAGTTCGTTGATCATGGGGCTCATCATCCGGACGATTGGTGAAGGACTGGTGGATCGTGGTGTAGAGGCGAAGTTTCTCATTCAGTTAGGAGAGCAGGCGATCGCGCTGACTGGACCAGCAATCGGTGTGGCTGTAGCGTTTGCACTTGAGGCACCACCGCTTATCTTGTTCGCAGCAGTTGCCGTTGGTGCGTTCGGATATGAAGCAGGAGGACCAGCAGGGAGTTACATTGCAACGCTTCTTGCGACAGAGGTCGGAAAACTCGTTTCAAAGACGACACGACTCGATATTTTATTGACGCCGTTTGTTACGTTACTAGCCGGATTCGTTGCCGGACGTTATGCGGGAAAGTGGATTGGGAAAGGCATGACGGATCTCGGCGAGTTGATTCGTTGGGGAACGGAACGCGAACCGTTATTCATGGGAATTTTTGTTGCTACCGTCATGGGTCTTGCATTGACGGCGCCGATTTCGAGTGCTGCGCTTGGAATCATGCTTGGTTTGGATGGACTTGCTGCAGGGGCAGCGACGATCGGTTGTGCGGCGCAGATGATTGGATTTGGCGTCATCAGTTACCGTGATAACGGAATCGGTGGTGTGGTTGCTCAAGGGATTGGAACATCGATGTTACAAGTAGGAAATATCATTCGAAATCCTTGGATTCTTCTACCGCCGACTGTAGCCGGTGCTATACTAGCGCCATTTGCGACTGTTCTGTTAATGCTTGAGAGTAATCCGGAAGGTTCCGGTATGGGTACGAGTGGATTCGTTGGTCCGTTGATGTTATTAAAAACGATGGGGTTCGAAATGGAGTATTACCTAGCAGTCGCTGTCCTCTGTTTCCTTGCGCCAGGCATCATCAGTTATTTCATTTATCGCCTATTACGACGTCTCGGTCGGATTCAAGATGGCGATTTAAAAATCGAATATTAA
- a CDS encoding M42 family metallopeptidase, protein MNEKTRELFRTLTELNGAPGFEHDVRQFVRERITPVTDEIVTDGLGSIFGKRTGDATGPKVMVAGHMDEVAFMVTQITKNGMLRIQPLGGWWSQVLLAQRFSICTDNGVIPGVIASIPPHLLTEEVRNKPMAIKDMFIDIGADSKEEAESFGVRPGIPAVPFFPFTPMANPKKIMAKAWDNRYGVGMAIELLEETTAADHPNILFSGATVQEEVGLRGAQTATALIDPDVAFVVDASPANDASGDKTEFGQLGQGPLLRIKDSVMILSKEMTDYVLDTAESNKIPYQYYVGAGGTDGGVIHRSNNGIPTTVVGLPARYIHTHASIMHTDDYDAAKELLRKLVTNLDTTTLATLQVK, encoded by the coding sequence ATGAATGAAAAAACGAGAGAGTTATTTCGAACACTGACGGAATTAAATGGGGCACCAGGGTTTGAACACGACGTTCGTCAGTTCGTTCGCGAGCGCATCACACCTGTCACGGATGAGATCGTTACGGATGGGCTTGGTTCGATTTTCGGAAAACGAACAGGCGATGCGACAGGGCCGAAAGTCATGGTTGCCGGGCACATGGACGAAGTGGCATTCATGGTGACGCAAATCACGAAGAACGGAATGTTGCGGATTCAACCGCTCGGTGGCTGGTGGAGCCAAGTGTTGCTTGCGCAACGCTTCTCGATTTGTACGGACAACGGTGTCATCCCTGGTGTCATCGCATCGATTCCACCACATTTATTGACAGAAGAAGTGCGCAATAAGCCAATGGCGATCAAAGACATGTTCATCGATATCGGTGCAGACTCAAAAGAAGAGGCGGAATCGTTTGGAGTACGTCCAGGTATTCCTGCCGTACCATTCTTCCCGTTCACACCGATGGCGAATCCGAAGAAGATCATGGCGAAAGCATGGGATAACCGCTATGGTGTCGGAATGGCGATTGAATTGTTGGAAGAGACGACAGCGGCGGATCACCCGAACATTTTGTTCTCTGGTGCAACGGTTCAAGAAGAAGTTGGATTGCGCGGTGCACAAACAGCGACAGCACTCATCGATCCCGACGTCGCGTTCGTCGTCGATGCTTCTCCTGCCAATGATGCGTCAGGAGACAAAACGGAATTCGGTCAACTCGGACAAGGACCATTGCTTCGAATTAAAGACAGTGTCATGATCCTCTCAAAAGAGATGACGGATTATGTCCTCGATACGGCAGAATCGAACAAGATTCCGTACCAATATTATGTCGGTGCAGGTGGAACCGATGGTGGTGTCATCCATCGTTCGAATAATGGGATTCCAACGACAGTCGTTGGTTTACCAGCACGCTACATCCATACGCATGCATCGATCATGCATACAGATGATTATGATGCGGCGAAGGAATTGCTTCGGAAACTCGTCACGAACCTCGATACGACGACGCTCGCGACGCTACAAGTTAAGTAA